The genomic interval AAAGAAAATTGAGGAGCTTATTGAGGAAAATTTTCTAAATATTAACATAACGAAGACGGATATAAAAATGTGTATAGAACATAAAATTGTACCAAGCTATGAAGATCTGAAGAGTCTTCTCTCAGCCCTCTCGCTAATATCATATGGAAGCAATTCTATTAAAAATTTAAGTAAAATTAGATTTCAAAATGGAATAATCGAAGTATCATTAAGTGAATTAAAAAATGTAATGAAATACTTACAAGGTCCCTTAATCGAAGTAGCAAAACATGAAGTAGCAAACTTCGAAAGAAACAGGTTCACAGAAGAACTTAAAGAAATTGTGAAACAAGCCAAGGAAAACAAGGGAAATTGGAAGACATTTACCAAAAAATGCGAAGACGTCAAAAGAATAATTATAGCACATGCTGGACTAGCATCAAGATCAATAGAAGTAATGTTTAACGATGAAATGTGGATCAGATATAGAAAAGAATGCCTCAAACATATTAGGGAAATCGTAGGAAATGCTTTAAATGATACCAGAAAAATTATCAAAGGAGAAGGTCTAACCTAAAACTTTTACATCAAAAATAAAAACAAGCTCAAATACATATTCAACATATTTCACCAATCTTATAAAGCTTATATCAACAAACTATACTTCTGAATATTTTTATATAACCAAGCTATATTAGCTTTTTTAAGCATTATCTAATTCCTTCAAGTGTTATTATACCATATCCAAGAAGAGTTTTTGCTCCAATTCCTTTTTCCAAAACCTCTATTAAGAACGGCTTAAGTTGATTAATAAGATCTTTCTTTTCCTGCTTTATACCAACTACTATCTTAAATATAACATCCCTATTTATTACGGGATATATTATGGGAGTGGGTTCAGCTTCTGTTTCTCTTATCCTTCCTTCCTGCTCCTTGTAGATAGGAGTTGTAACTTCAGGAACTAAAAGATTATATTTTGTGCTTATAGGATATGCGTTGAGAAATACTATGGAGGATGCCTCCTCTTTAGTTCCAAGTATGGAGGCTAAATCTTTCTTTTCCATTTCTATGTAGAACCTAAAGGCTCCTTTAAGAGAGGATGCAGGTATATAAGGGAGATTCAGTAAGGGGTCCCATGCTAAGCCCACCTCAAATATTTGTTTTCCAAACGTATCGTTCGCCATATCTACTATTAATCTTGAATTCGTTCTTCCTGAAAAATCGAATACTATGTATCCGCATGCTTGAAGAGCTAATTTTTGTGCATCAAGAAGACTTGAAGCTTTTTTAAACACTTCATTAAGCTTTTCTGGAGAATAAGCTTTCGACAATTTCTCCAATATCTTTCTCTTTCTCTCTTCTAGAGATTTTTTCTCCTCACGATCTTTCTTCCCAATTTTAGCTTTATCTTTCAAATATTTAACACTCTCTCTCCTAAGCCAAGAAAGCATGTTGATGGAAGATGGATCTAAGGGAATTTCTTCAATATGTCTCATGGATAAATCACCTCATACTTATAATTCATTTTTTTAAGATAATTTTCGAGACTTGAAATTGAGCAAAGATATGCCTCTTTTACTCTCCCACCATCTACATTTAGCGTTTTTTTACCTTGTTGTTCCTCTCCATATAATCCTTTCCACTTGATCTCAGCAGGCCAGTCGCTAGAGAGAAAGAAAGTAAATAGAGCCATTCCTTCATGAATTGCAAGATGAATTGGACTTGCCCTTCTATTAACATTGGTTATATAGCCCGCCCCTTTCTGTTCCCTAGGGAGGCCTAAAAACCAAGCCAACCTTTTCCTTGTTATGGTATCCTGACTTTCGTCAGCACTTGTTATCTTGAAACCCATTCTCCTTGATCTTTCTGGTCTATAGAAGAAGTCTTGAAGTTCGATTATCATGTCTTCCAACCTTTTCTTGGTTTTTGGTTCAACTTTTATTATTGTAAAAACTGGGAATTCCTTCTTGTTAAATAGGCTAATTGATTCATTGATTTCTGATAAGTCAATTCTCACCCTAGCTATACAGTCAAGCGGTGGTATTTCAGATACTTCTTCCACTTCAAGATTGAGGTAAGATCTTGCAGAATTCAAGGTCTCGTTTATTAACTCTTTCAACATGCTATAATCAATCTTTTTGTCCTTCAAGAATTTTCCCTCAAAACCATTAACCTCAACCGAAAATGTACCTAAACCTCTTCTCCCTCCTTTTCCTATGCCATTTAAGGATAAAGCGGTTAGAAGTGCCCCCATTGCAAGTTTTCTTTCGTTTTCATCTACTTTTCTAACGTGAGGAGATTCTTCTATCCTTATCTCTGCATAGAGATTCTCTCCATAGCTTATTTTCTCTCGTCTTCCAAGTGAAAGAAGTCTTATTCTCTGAGCACCACTTAAATTCTTATGTTCTTTTTCGTCAAAAGAAACTTTGTTTACAATTATTCTAAACTTTGAAGCTGAATTAAGGCTACCTAAGATATCTCCTGTCTTTTCACAAATATACTTTATTTCTGATATGCATTCCTTTTTACACTTAAGTTTTCCAGCTTCATATAGAGCTCCAGCTATGTAAGCTCTTAACCAGTATCTCCAGAGTCCTTTAATCGATTGTGTCCTGAAGGGATCATCTTTATGGAATTTTGTGTCATATCCTCCAAGAAGAAGCCAATTTTCACTTCTCAACTTAAGAGTGACATTCATTTTCATCATCTCTCAACGGGGATAACGGAACCAAAACCAAGCTCCTTTCCAATGCCTATCCCCTCCTCATATATCCTTCTCCCTTCTACGCTTCTTTCAAGACTTATAACACTCCCCGGAACTAGGGCTTGATAAATCGGCTTTCTCTTCTTCCTTACTTCACTATATCCAGCACCTAAAATCTCTATCTTCCCATAAATTTTGATATCACCAGCTTCCCATAATTCTTCCTTCAGCTTCTTTATAAACTCTATTCCGGTTTCGTAGAGGATTGGAGATAAGACGTAGAGAATATTCGTTCTTTCAGGTATTCTGCATATATAACTATCGACTTTTAGTATTTCGAGGAGCGAAGTTCTTCCTTCTCCTCCAAGTCTTACTACATATTTTCCAGTTTCCATTTTCTCAGATATTACATCGAATTCTATTGTAGTTTCTATGTCAACATCTTTAACATCTTTTCCAGATAGATAATCTATGAAGTTTACTGTATAAATGAGTCCTCTCTCTTCATCAGCTATTTTCCTCATCTCCTCAGTTCTCGCTTTTAATCCTATTCCAGTAAAAGTTAACTTTTTAGGTGTAAATCCCCTCTTAATAAATTCTCTTTCCTCTCGCTCTTCTACCATTTCTCCATAGAGTTGCTTCCTTTTCATATTTGAATAGCCTGAAACATCATCCAATCTTAAGAATATACCATTAACCCTATTCTCCACATAATAGGTGGACCCTCTCCTCAGATAAGGTCCTCTAAGTTTTGCTCCTTTTAAGACTATCGAGTATGCATAATCCCATTCCGCGGAACTTGTGTCTATGTATCCAAATGTAGTTGCAATAGCTCCTGCTGTTGATGATGGACTTGGTGCAAGAAGGGAATATGCAGAAGAATAAACTCCTCTTGTGCTTGGATCGAATTCTCCAGATCCTCTAAATAAATATGGTTCGAGAACTCTAAATAAAGCTCTATACATTTACTCACCCCCTCAAACCGCTATAAAGAAGTCTGCAAGACTTAAATATTTCTGGAAAGAGGGGGCTTTCAACTTCTTTCTTTGCATCATACCTCTTGACGTCTTTGCTCTCCTTTATTGTTTTCATTATTTTGTTTAGAGTTTCCCCTTCTTCTTGCAAATGTTTCTTTACCATGTATTTTATCAATTCCTCAAATACCTCCATTTCCTTTGCCTTCCACGCTCTTTCAGCAGTTTTCATTATGCTTCCACCAGATGCTTCATAAAGCAATACTGTTGAAAGCTTCTTTGATGAAATCATGTTCATCATATCCTCTAAGAAGTGTGTGAGATTCGTGAGTAAAAATTCGTGTCTCTCCAAGGAGAATGGAATAACAGAACTTTCCACAGAACCCCTTGCCGAATATGTTATAACAAGGGAATCTTTCTCCCTCCTCTTCTCTCCACATATCCAAACAGACTCTTTCGCTATTTCCTCAAGACTAGAAGCGGAAGCTTTTACTACATCATAAAGCGGATACTTGTAGTGTGCAATATAGATAGAATAACTTCTTCCCATATTTCCCATTGACGGGATGTAATAGTTATTTAACCTATGAAATCTCATTCCTTTGTGACCATGCATTTCTTTGTCAAAACCTCCGTATGCTAATCTACTTTCATTAATTATCTTAATAGCGGAACTGACTGGTGCTACTGAAAGAAGATCATCTCCTCCTGCATAAATTACAACTCCATTATTCCTTTCAACTATTTCTATATCTTTGAGGGCTGCTATCATTAAAGCCCTTGAAACTGAAACATGATAAGATATGCTAGTAGGCAACTTTTTCATCATTTTAATATTGTCTATAACTTTGCTGATTTCATCTATGTTCTTCTCATCAAGACCTTTATCACATGCAATTTTCTTAGCCAAATCTTTGTCTTTCAGTAGAATCTTTATTATTTCTTTTGATTCTCCTTCAAATAAATTGACAATATAATCCTCCACTTCTATTCCAAGAGCACCTAAATTTCCACCTATAATCTTACCCATGTTATCTCCATCTGCCCTTATTAATGCATAGTATATGTTTATCGGAGGGATTAATACTCCTCTATTTTGAAGTTCTCTCCTAATTCTATTCCAAAGACTTCTAGGAGATAATTTACCACCCTTGGTTTCAAGTATTGTATCTTCTGTTTCGGCAAAAAGGAAGTTCTTAAGATAACTCTTCAACTTATCGTTTATATGAAGTTTTTCCAGTTCTCTACATTTTCTCTCTTGATATTTCCATTGAGACTTATATTCTTCTTTAAGAGGGATTAAGAGAAATTCTAAGAACTCCCTTATATCTTCATAGTTCCACAACTCATTTAACTTTAGCGCATTGGAAATAATGCCATCTCTGAAGTCAAATGTAGAGATGTCTGCTAAAGAGGGATATTTCTCTATTTTTATGTCTGTTCCATAACCTAAAATCTTACTTAAAGCTAATCCAGGTCTAAAGGAGAATATCCTCTTTATGAGACAATATGGACAAAGTTTCTCCCCTTCTCCTAAAAAAACTTTAGGAACTCCCATTTCTTTTTCATCAATTATCGCTGGAAGTTTTCCACATACTGTGCAATATTCAAACCCTCTTTTACTCATCTCTTTTCTCTTTCCATAAAATATTTCTTCTGTCATCTTAGTAAGTGGAAGCATACATGCTGGATCTTCCTTTAAAAGTTTTTTCATTTTATTCTTCCTAGTCACTTCATCAAATACATTACTATAATCAAATACGTTACTATAAGATGTAAATGAATCTTTCAGGAGAATTTTTGCAACGGAAACCCTTATTGTGAAGGGAGGATTTTTAGCAAATTCGTAATCCTCATATTCTCGAAGCTTCATTACTAGAGGTTGTAGCTCGATCTCTGATGAAGTTATTATTCCATCACAAAACATTCTCCACTTCTTCTTGAACTCTTCTTTTATCAATACTTCAATATCCTTTTCAATCAGTGGAAGCATTAATGTCATTGAGGCTGGAACTATTGCAAATCTTGGGAAATACCATTCGCCATATATAGGATTTATAGCTTTCATTACATACTCTTTTATACTAGGTGCTATATTCATGAGGTGATAGTAGTAGAAGAAATTGAATCTGCATGTTGGAATTATTATGACGTCTGGCCCATATTTTTCAATGAAATCAAGTACTACACTCCAGAGGAGTATTGAAGCCATATAGCTTGATGCCCATAAATCTCTTAGCTTCCTAGATTGTGATATGAAATCCTGTATTCCTGCTACATCTAAGTAAACGAGAAAACCCCCATCTCCATAAGTCCAGTTAATTGCAGATGCTGTTGCATAAAGATGATCAAATACTGTATGTGTTGGTATTCTAGTATCGGCAGGTCCTGATGGTAATCCTTCATTTATCCATAAGAGTTCATAGAGTCCATAAAGGGCAAGATATGCTTTTTCCAAATTATCAATTTTCCTTAATATTTCATTCAGTTTTTCCATAACTTTCAATACTCTTTCCTTCGATACATCCACATCACTTAGATCAATTTCTA from Candidatus Methanomethylicota archaeon carries:
- the cmr6 gene encoding type III-B CRISPR module RAMP protein Cmr6 → MRHIEEIPLDPSSINMLSWLRRESVKYLKDKAKIGKKDREEKKSLEERKRKILEKLSKAYSPEKLNEVFKKASSLLDAQKLALQACGYIVFDFSGRTNSRLIVDMANDTFGKQIFEVGLAWDPLLNLPYIPASSLKGAFRFYIEMEKKDLASILGTKEEASSIVFLNAYPISTKYNLLVPEVTTPIYKEQEGRIRETEAEPTPIIYPVINRDVIFKIVVGIKQEKKDLINQLKPFLIEVLEKGIGAKTLLGYGIITLEGIR
- the cas10 gene encoding type III-B CRISPR-associated protein Cas10/Cmr2, which translates into the protein MSQSTKFFLLKVAALFHDPPDKAWCLRRCEKHEKWAEELARKALTGTPLENAIDMLSEDLVIDADILAASIDRKLLGLLIGDKKGALMEKTIKLKNPIDPRIEIDLSDVDVSKERVLKVMEKLNEILRKIDNLEKAYLALYGLYELLWINEGLPSGPADTRIPTHTVFDHLYATASAINWTYGDGGFLVYLDVAGIQDFISQSRKLRDLWASSYMASILLWSVVLDFIEKYGPDVIIIPTCRFNFFYYYHLMNIAPSIKEYVMKAINPIYGEWYFPRFAIVPASMTLMLPLIEKDIEVLIKEEFKKKWRMFCDGIITSSEIELQPLVMKLREYEDYEFAKNPPFTIRVSVAKILLKDSFTSYSNVFDYSNVFDEVTRKNKMKKLLKEDPACMLPLTKMTEEIFYGKRKEMSKRGFEYCTVCGKLPAIIDEKEMGVPKVFLGEGEKLCPYCLIKRIFSFRPGLALSKILGYGTDIKIEKYPSLADISTFDFRDGIISNALKLNELWNYEDIREFLEFLLIPLKEEYKSQWKYQERKCRELEKLHINDKLKSYLKNFLFAETEDTILETKGGKLSPRSLWNRIRRELQNRGVLIPPINIYYALIRADGDNMGKIIGGNLGALGIEVEDYIVNLFEGESKEIIKILLKDKDLAKKIACDKGLDEKNIDEISKVIDNIKMMKKLPTSISYHVSVSRALMIAALKDIEIVERNNGVVIYAGGDDLLSVAPVSSAIKIINESRLAYGGFDKEMHGHKGMRFHRLNNYYIPSMGNMGRSYSIYIAHYKYPLYDVVKASASSLEEIAKESVWICGEKRREKDSLVITYSARGSVESSVIPFSLERHEFLLTNLTHFLEDMMNMISSKKLSTVLLYEASGGSIMKTAERAWKAKEMEVFEELIKYMVKKHLQEEGETLNKIMKTIKESKDVKRYDAKKEVESPLFPEIFKSCRLLYSGLRG
- the cmr1 gene encoding type III-B CRISPR module RAMP protein Cmr1, which produces MNVTLKLRSENWLLLGGYDTKFHKDDPFRTQSIKGLWRYWLRAYIAGALYEAGKLKCKKECISEIKYICEKTGDILGSLNSASKFRIIVNKVSFDEKEHKNLSGAQRIRLLSLGRREKISYGENLYAEIRIEESPHVRKVDENERKLAMGALLTALSLNGIGKGGRRGLGTFSVEVNGFEGKFLKDKKIDYSMLKELINETLNSARSYLNLEVEEVSEIPPLDCIARVRIDLSEINESISLFNKKEFPVFTIIKVEPKTKKRLEDMIIELQDFFYRPERSRRMGFKITSADESQDTITRKRLAWFLGLPREQKGAGYITNVNRRASPIHLAIHEGMALFTFFLSSDWPAEIKWKGLYGEEQQGKKTLNVDGGRVKEAYLCSISSLENYLKKMNYKYEVIYP